The Hemiscyllium ocellatum isolate sHemOce1 chromosome 1, sHemOce1.pat.X.cur, whole genome shotgun sequence DNA window TTGTTAGGTCGAAGCCCCTCGCTAACCAGATCcgctcctggcacctttccttgACACCACAGAGATTTtgctgcacatccaaacacctcacctactgtgtccgttgctctcaatctggtctcctctacattggggaacttccggaacatttcagagaacatttccaggacccatgcactaaacaaccccaccacctccTGGCTGACCACattaactcccactcccacttggGCATGTcatggacatgcaagtcctgggcctcgtccaccgccaaatcctagccacccaacaactggaggaagaacacctcatcttccattttgggaccctccaactacacggAATCGATGTTGATTttaccagtttcatcatttcccctcccccaaacctatcccagatccaacctttcaattCGGCACTGTCTTCTTGACATGTCCTACCTGGATATCTTCcctgtccgctccaccctccattctgacctatcactgtcaccccctaCCTTTATCCACCTTTTCATCAAGGACAGCATTCCTAGCTAGCttcaacacacacacccctcccatatatctctcagcccccttgagcTCCCACCCAACATTCATGATGGAGAGCTAATGCCCGAAAGATTCTTCTGCTCCTGACGCtaccgtgcttttccagtgccacgctttttgattatgaacagacctctcatacattagattagattccctactggtccttcagcccaaccagtccacaccaaccctccgaagagtaacacacccagacccatttctctctgaatgATGCAGctgacacgatgggcaatttagcatggcgaatccacctgacctgcacatctttagactatgggaggaaacccacgcagacacagggttgatgtgcaaactccaacacaAGACAGGtgcccaaaggtggaattgaacctggaaccctggtgctgtgaggcagcaatgctaaccactagtCATTCTCTATAGCTGgaacattatattctgcattctgttctgttacccgGATGGACTTACaaaaggtatgatttgcctggatagaaCACAAAATAATACATTTCACCGAATCTCAGCAGAAGTGACAAGattgtaataaaaaaaattaaatgcaaaACGCGCATGCTCAGTGTGTGAATGTGCCGGAGGGGAGCGGACGCGCATGCTCAGACGGCAGTGGGAGTTGCGCAGGCGCAGTGCCGGCGGTGTGAGGGTTTTTTTTCACCTTCTCCCGGGGACGGTCTGCGGCTCGAGCCCAAAGTTGAGAATATGGCGGCGGAGGAGCGACGGACCGGCTCCGGGCTCCGGGGGAGGCTGGTGGCGGTCGCTGTCGGCTCTGGGAGATTCCTGACGTGGGGCGTCATGTTGGTgctgtgtgtgtcggtgtgcgGGTGGCCCGGTGCCCAGGGCAAGGAATGTGAGAAGCGGTGTGTCCACGGGAACTGCAGCGCAGCGGGCGGACAGTGCGTGTGTCAAGCCGGCTGGGTCGGGGAGCTGTGTCAGCACTGCGGCGGCAGGTTCAAGTGAGTCTAGGGCTGGGAGGGTCTCAGGGACCACGGTTTACCCACATCACCTCTAACCTATAATCACATCGCCCCCTG harbors:
- the LOC132817761 gene encoding attractin-like protein 1 isoform X1, with translation MAAEERRTGSGLRGRLVAVAVGSGRFLTWGVMLVLCVSVCGWPGAQGKECEKRCVHGNCSAAGGQCVCQAGWVGELCQHCGGRFNRTWITKKLTYRYSKQLEREETC
- the LOC132817761 gene encoding attractin-like isoform X2; translation: MAAEERRTGSGLRGRLVAVAVGSGRFLTWGVMLVLCVSVCGWPGAQGKECEKRCVHGNCSAAGGQCVCQAGWVGELCQHCGGRFKCDQI